One window of Peptococcaceae bacterium genomic DNA carries:
- a CDS encoding SAF domain-containing protein: protein MRKQRLALIVLGLLISLGSAWFMYSSTERFVQKAPVVVASREIEPLERFTPENVRVVFLPAQYVLPGAVTTVDAVAGRLAGTRLYEGEQVLGAKIDREEIVPAQDERYLFIPYNKIVLTPGQKIDLYLLYNSEKSPYAGAEKVLADKVVASVINEAGQDIHHGAKINEMSKLSGIEIIVTEEEIKSYLEKVRYAKEYLVRQKQGG from the coding sequence TTGAGAAAACAGCGGCTTGCCCTTATCGTCCTAGGCCTGCTCATTTCTTTGGGGTCTGCCTGGTTCATGTACAGTTCAACGGAGCGTTTCGTGCAAAAGGCACCGGTGGTCGTGGCCTCCAGGGAAATAGAACCACTCGAAAGATTTACCCCGGAAAACGTCAGGGTGGTTTTCCTGCCGGCGCAATACGTGCTGCCCGGAGCCGTGACCACAGTGGACGCGGTTGCGGGCAGGCTGGCCGGGACGAGGTTGTATGAGGGCGAGCAGGTCCTGGGGGCCAAAATTGACCGGGAAGAAATTGTACCGGCGCAAGATGAGAGATACCTTTTTATTCCGTACAACAAGATCGTTTTGACGCCGGGGCAAAAAATAGACCTGTACCTTCTCTATAACTCCGAGAAATCGCCTTATGCAGGGGCTGAGAAAGTGCTTGCGGATAAGGTCGTGGCCTCCGTAATTAACGAAGCCGGCCAGGATATTCATCATGGAGCGAAGATAAACGAAATGAGCAAATTATCCGGGATTGAAATAATTGTTACGGAGGAAGAAATCAAATCGTACCTGGAAAAGGTTCGTTATGCCAAAGAGTATCTCGTCAGGCAAAAACAAGGGGGTTAA